A region of the Litchfieldia alkalitelluris genome:
CTTCTTCTAACTTCATTCCTCGAGAGCCTTTTACTAACACGATATCATTTGTTTTTACTAAGCTTAAAAGCTGGGTTATTAACTCTTCCTTATTGTTATAAGCAAATACTTTTTCTTCCTTGAAATGTTCTCTTGCTCCCAATGCAATATGCTGAGCTAACTCACCAAAAGTAAAGACAAAATCTATTTTATCTTTATTTATTGCTTTACCTACCTCATAATGAAAGTTCTTTTCATTTTCTCCTAGCTCTAGCATATCTCCTAGAACAACGATTTTTTGTTGGTAACCATTCAAATCCTCAAGCAGCTCGATGGCAGCCTTCATTGAAGTAGGACTAGCATTATAAGCATCATTAATAATATGCACATCATCTTTACCTTTAAGTAATTCCGTTCTCATCCCTGTAATTTTCAAGCCTTTAAACCCAGTATTTATTTTATCTACTGGAACTCCAAAAAAATCAGCGAGAGCAATGGTAGCCATTGCATTATTAACATTATGCTTTCCTAGTACAGGAATGAAGAATGGATGTTCACGGTATTTATTTATCGTAAAAAATGTACCATCATTTTTTTGCTCAACAGAAGTTGAATAATAATCACAAGTATCAGAAAGTCCAAATGTAATGAATTTGACCTTTGACTTATCAACTCTCTCATTGAGAAGTGGTTCATCACCATGAAAAATGAGTGGTCCAGACGAATCTAAGCCTGCTTTTATTTCTAGCTTTGCTTCGGCAATTCCTTCCCTAGAGCCTAAGTCCTGGAGATGTGACTCACCAATATTTGTAATAATTGCAGCATCAGGCCCGGCTAAGTTAGATAGAAATTCAATTTCACCTTTTCCGCTCATCCCCATCTCTAATACAGCAATTTCAGTATCTTCCTCTAAACGAAGAATCGTTAAAGGCAACCCGATATGGTTATTTAAATTGCCTTCAGTTTTTTGAACTTTAAAGGTTGTTCCAAGGACAGACGCGACCATATCCTTTGTTGTTGTTTTACCATTACTTCCTGTAATTCCAACCACCTTAACATCTAATTGTTCTAGATAGTTTTTTGCCAATTGTTGTAGGGCTTTCAATGTATCATCAACAAAAATAAGCGGAATATCTTTTGGTGGATTGGGTTGATCCTTTTGCCATAAAGAAGCAACCGCACCTTGTTCGACCGCAGTTTTCACAAATTCATGCCCATTAAATCTTTCACCGATAATAGGAACAAACAGATTATCTTTTATAACGGTTCTTGTATCAATTGATGCACCATTGATGTTTATATTTTCTTGGGCACCTTGACCACTAACCATTTCATTGACTTCAAATAAAGTACGTTTTATCAAGAAATACCTGCTCCTTTCATGAGATAACCAACTTTATACGGGTTATCATACTATGTAAAGAAGGGTCGACTCTAGGTGGAGTCAACCTCTTTATTAAAATGATTCTTAAAATGTATACTTAATTTTTTGCTTCTCTTCATGACGCTCTATCGCAAGTTCAACAAGTGTTTCAATTAATTTCGGATATGATACGCCAGCTTCCTGCCATAATAATGGGAACATACTAAACGGAGTAAAACCAGGCATCGTATTCACTTCATTCATTAGTACTTTGCTGTCCTTCGTTAAGAAGAAATCTGCTCTTACAAGACCAGAGCAATCTAATGCTTTGAATGCTTTTATTGCTACTTCTTGGATTCGATTATGTTCATCCTCAGTAATCTCAGCCGGAATGACTAGTCCCGTATCGCCATCTTCATACTTGGCTTTATAATCGTAAAAATCTTTCTTAGGAATAATTTCCCCGACCACTGAACAAATTGGCTCATCATTGCCTAACACACCAATCTCAACTTCTCTTCCAATGATACCCTCTTCTACAATGACTTTACGGTCATATTCAAAGGCTTCGCGAAACGCCACTGCTAAGCTTGCACGATCTTGGCATTTACTAATACCAACGCTAGACCCTAGGTTTGCAGGCTTTACAAAACACGGGTAACCCAGCTCTGTTTCGATTTTATCATATGCAGCTTCAGGAGCCTTTTCCCACTCTTTTCGAATGTAAGAAACATATTTAGCCTGTTCAATCCCTGCTTGAGCGAAGACATTCTTCATCACCACTTTATCCATTCCTGCTGCAGAAGCTAATACACCATTCCCCACATAAGGAATGTTCAATAACTCTAATAAACCTTGAACGGTCCCATCCTCACCATTTGGACCATGAAGTAACGGGAAAATAACATCTATTGAACTTTCTTCCTTCACGTTGGTAAGCCCAGTTGGGAAAATTTCTTGGTTAAGTGATACTGGCGAAACAACATCTCCACCATCTGTTAACTTTAATTTCTCCACTTCCTCAACAGGGCCAAGTAGTTCAGTTCCTCGCTTCCACTCACCAGTTTCAGATATATATATTGGATGTATTTCATATTTTGATAAGTCTAGGGCCTTGATTACTGCTTTCGCGGTTTGCAATGACACTTGGTGCTCAGCAGATTTCCCTCCATATAATAAGCCTAATTTGATTTTCATAAACTTCCCCCTAACACACTTCTTCATATTTTCCTATTGTATCACTAACATAGCTTATTTAAATAGGATGATTTTAAAACATCATCTATTTAATTTGATTGTCTATTTTGTTACTGTTTTTCACCTATTGAACCCTTCTTTTATGAACATATTTAGTATATGTTTTCACTAGGCGTTTGGGCATGTCTACCGTAAAAATAAATTAGGTTGTAAGCATTCGCTATAGTTCACTTGTCGAACGTCCCGGCGCGGTCTCACTTTTCCGACTTCTAACAACTTCTGATGCCAAGACCCTAAATTTGTCCGATTTCAAACCAACTTCGGACAGATTATGTTGCCGAATGCTTAAAGCTGTCCTAATCTTGCCACTTCAGACAACTTCTGCAACCAAGAACCTAAAGCTGTCCGAACTCTTGCCTACTTCAGACAACTTCTGCTGCCAATTGCTTAAACCTGTCCGAACTCTTGCCTACTTCAGACAACTTCTGCCGCCAATTGCTTAAACCTGTCCGAACTCTTGCCTACTTCAGACAACTTCTGCCGCCAATTACTTAAACCTGTCCGAACTCTTGCCTACTTCAGACAACTTCTGCCGCCAATTACTTAAACCTGTCCGAACTCTTAACTACTTCAGACAGCTTCACCGACCAATTACCTAAAGCTGTCCGAACTCTTGCCTACTTCAGACAACTTCAGCAACCAAGAACCTAAAGCTGTCCGAACTCTTGCCTACTTCAGACAACTTCTGCCGCCAATTACTTAAACCTGTCCGAACTCTTGCCAACATTCAGACATCTTCACCAGCCAAGCACAAAAAGCTGCACATCCACTAATCAAGTGACGAACTTCAATTAACATCGATATCTATACTATAGAATTATTCGGCAAAATGACAAACCTCTAATGCATTTCCATCTCTATCATAAAATCGGAACCAGTTTACATCATCCTCTTTTTGGATTTCTTCGACTTTTACTCCATTGTCTAAAAGATGCTGGTAAACAAATTCTATATCTGAAACGTAAAAGTTAAAAAAGGCTTCTTTAAGTGGTTCGAAATCAACTGTTTCTGCTTGGCGAAGAGTCAGTGGTGTTTCACCGATATTTAATGCTGCATAATTTCCACGTTCCCACCTTAATGAGAACTTTAAAACTCCTGTATACCATTCGATTGCTTCGTTTAAATTATGTACTGTTAAAAACACTGTATCAATTCTCTTAAACAATTGCTCCATGATATATATTCCCCATTTCTCACTATTATTTGATTATAATAGTTCGACAATCCAAGGCTATCTCCTTTATTTCCTGACCCATGCGTCTGTATCATAACCTCTCACTTGCCAATACCCTAGATGTGGCTGGTCGGTTATTTCCATTCTTACTAGCCATTTCACAGATTTATAGGCATACATCTTTGGCACAATTAATCTGACTGGACCACCAAATTCGGAAGGAATGACCTGGCCATCCATTAACACCGCAACCATCACATCATCCATTTCCGCTTGCTTTAGAGCTAAAGCATCGGTATACACCCCATCACCGGAATAGAATTTGATATACTTACCATTCTGTTGTACACCCGCTAATTCTAATAGCTTCCTCAACGGAATTCCCTCATAGGTAACCTGATGAACAGACCACCCTGTCACACAATGAAAATCAGAAACTTGAACCTCACGTTTAATCTTCAAAAATGATTGCCAAGTGAAAAGCTGCGGATGATCAACTAACCCATCAATTTGAAAGTACCAATTTTGATCAGTAAAGTGAGGGATCTTGGTGACTGTATAGGCCCTAAATTCCCCCTTCATCCCACCACCTATTGGCGGCCTAGACTCCTTGGCGGGTATAGGGAAAGGTCTTAAGTCATTTTCCAATGGTTTTTCGAGTATTTCATTATAGGCCATTCCCCCATTAAAAAGGGTTCGTTTAAGCCATTGGTAAATGGCAGGACCAATAACAACTACAGCTGCTAGACTAATAGAATACTTAACAAATTCCCTTCTATTTAATTTCTTACCCGTAAATGAAGAGTTATCTTTTTTCCTTCTACTTAAGATCAACTTAAGTCTAGTGATAATATGGTATAAGATGAATGGGACACTTAACCAGGTTACATAATCATGAAGCGATAATGCTAATTTCGACATGACTGCAGGTATACTTTTCTCGAAAACTAGCAATAATCCGCTAATGCTCCATAAGGTAAGTATGGACAACGTAATAACTAAATTCACTTGTTTACCTAGACTATTTCCAATAATCTTCCAGTGTTTTTTTAAGTACGGAAAATAACCGATAAAAACTAATATAGATAAAAACCCTGCAACGATATGTATATTGATTATACTTACACGATAGTCTGCTAGCGTTCCACGAAGTGCGGGTAAATAAATGGCGATACCTGTGATAAACAGAAACAAAATAATCCAGCCATTATAACTATGAAGCTGCTTTAGCTTTTTCCACATAGTAATCCCCCATTAGTTTAGATAAGAAAAACTAGCACGCTTTAAACGGCTAGCTTTTGCTTTTACTCTTTTTATTGTCAATCATTCCTTCCCATTCATAAAGGCCACCTTTCAAATGGGAAATAGACGAGACTTTGTGCTTCTTTTTGATCATTCGGGCAGCATTCTTGCTTCTGATTCCGGTTTGACAATAAAGTATAATTTCTTTGTCTTCAGGTATCATTTCATTTTTCCTTTTCAAATGGGAAATTGGAACATTTATTGCCCCTGGCAGGTGCTTTGCTTTGTATTCATATGGCTGTCTAACATCAATTAGCACCACATCTTTCGGACGCTTTAGTTTTTTCTTTATTTCCGCTTCATTTAAGTTAGTTAGTCCTTTTACAGGCTTTAACCGATCATAGGTGATATATATACACACACATAATAAGATAAGACTAATAATCGTTTGCACTACTTCCACTCCTTGGTGATTTTTGTCGATTCTTTTATTTCCCGTAAAATATTTAGATAATTCAAACTTCTATCCGATAATGTGATAAAGTAGATATATACTAACACCCCAAATAATAAGGGCAGAAATTTTATTCACAATGGTCATCATCTTCCCAGTCTGATCTATTTTCCCTACATATCTCCCAGCAAGGGCCAATCCAATAAACCAAAGCCATGACACGATAATTGTTGATCCTGTAAAAATAACCTTTTCTACTCCTTGATAAGCAAGTGAACTCGTTCCAATCACTCCTATTGTATCTAAGATTGCATGTGGATTTAATAATGAAACTGACATTGCAAAAATGATTTGTTTTTTAATAGATAAGGGCTTGTAGTCAGCCTTCTGACTTGGCTTACTTTTCCAGATTGCCCAACCCATATATGCTAAAAACAAAATACCCACAACAAAAATCGATAGTTTTAGCATCGGAAAAGTTAACAGAATGACAGATACTCCCATGACAGCTAGGATAATAAGTAATGTATCACACAAAGCTGCAGTCACCACAACAGGAATGGCATATGCAAATTTCGGTTGGTTTGCTCCTTGGTTAAAGATAAACACATTCTGAACTCCTAATGGCAAAATTAGACCGAACGCAAGTATCATTCCATGTAATATTATAGCTATCATATTTTCACCCTACCATGTTATTTTCTCTCATTCTATTGTATATTATTTTATTAGAAATTGCGTTATTATAGACGAAGAGCTTAAACTATTATCTGCTGTATCTTGGAGGTGTCAGATTCCCCACGTGAAAAAAAGTAACCGATTGAGATCTATTTCAGGATGGATTCTCCTTAGCTATTTACTCACCCTTATTTACTGGATGCTTCTTGGGTTTTCTCGCACACCAAGAGAGCATTATTCATATAATTTAATACCTTTTTCTACTATTAATAATTATTTTAGTTATTACTCTCATTATCCATTATCCATTTGGTTAATTAATATAATAGGCAATATCGCTGTTTTTGTCCCATTTGGACTTCTCATCCCCCTATGGAAAAAGCGTTTTTTGAAATTCCGCTCATTTATTTTGCTATTCCTGATTGGAATTACGATATTGGAATTACTTCAGCTTTATTTTCGAGTTGGTAGCTTTGATGTTGATGATATTATTTTGAATTCTCTTGGCGCTTCCATCGGGATACTTATTTTAAAAGTAATCTTAAAAATAAAATCAAAAGTTCATATTATATAATATCAACACTGAAAATAACTTAGTTAGCGGAGTTCCATGAGCTGCGATCCACTTGCTTTCCGCGGGGTGGTCCGTGAGCCTCCTCGTCGCCAGGGGCGGGCTCCTGTGGGGTCTCACGAGACCACTCGATCCCGCAGCAGGAGTCAAGTGGCTCTCCGCACATTCCTCACTTAGGAAGTACACTTTTTTCATTCTCCATGTTACAAATACTCATTCACATGAAAGTCTAGCCACATTAAAAAAGAGTCCTCTTTGGACTCTTTTTGTTTATAGTATTTGTGATAAAAACGCCTTTGTTCTTTCGTGTTGAGGGTTGTCAAAGAGTTCCTCTGGGGTTCCCACTTCAACAATTTCACCAAAATCAAACAGGATGATTCGGTCTGCAACTTGGCGAGCGAATCCCATTTCATGTGTAACAACAAGCATTGTCATCCCAGATTCAGCTAACGTCTTCATAACATCTAATACTTCTTTTACCATTTCTGGATCAAGGGCAGATGTAGGCTCGTCAAACAACATGATTTTCGGCTGCATAGCAAGGGCTCTAGCAATAGCTACACGCTGCTGCTGTCCTCCGGAAAGCTGACCTGGATACTTATCTGCTTGTTCCGGAATCCCAACTCTTTCTAATAGTTCCTTCGCAATCTTCTCTGCCTTGTTCTTCTTCCACTTTCTTACCCAAATTGGCGCTAATGAAATATTTTTCAAGATTGTCATGTGTGGAAAAAGATTGAATGATTGAAACACCATCCCTGTTTCTTTCCGAATTTCCTCAATATTTTTAATATCATTTGTAAGGTCAATACCATCAATGTTTATAGTTCCTTGCTGAAATTCCTCAAGAGCATTAAGCGTGCGGATAAAGGTTGACTTACCAGACCCCGATGGACCTAAGATAACAACTACTTCTCCTTGTTTAACGGTAACATCTACATTTTTTAACACATGTAGATCTCCGAACCATTTATTAAGTCCTTTGACAGTAACGATATCTTCTCTTTCTTCAAGTGGCGTGGTTAATTTTTCTACAGCAAATAAACTATCCATATGTTACCTCTCCTTCCCTTTAGCGTTTTCCTAATCCTACTGACGCTTCTAGACGCTTACTCACATGTGACATTAAATAACAGAAGATAAAGTAGATTACAGCAATAAAGACTAATACTTCCATTTGCTTTCCTAAAAACTCGGGGTTAGCAATTAGTTTCTTACCCATACCAAGTAAGTCTGTTAAGCCTACAATCGCAACCAATGATGTATCCTTAAAAATTGAAATGAATTGGCCAACCATCGCTGGTATTACAGCTCTTAACGCCTGAGGCAAAATGATTAAGCCCATCATTTTTGGTTGATTTAATCCCAATGCTTGTGCCGCTTCAAATTGCCCTCGTGGAAGTGACTGTAAACCACCTCTAATATTCTCTGCTAAATAGGCTGCACTAAACAGAGTGAAACCTACCATCGCTCTCACGACATTATTGATTTCAACTCCATCCCCTAAGAATAATGGAAGCATCAGTTGTCCAACAAATAAAACAGTTATTAACGGTATTCCACGAATAAACTCAATATAGATTATACAAAACCACTTCACAACTGGAAGCTTACTTCTTCTGCCTATTGCAAGCAAAACTCCGATTGGAAATGAACAAACTATTGAAACACTCGCTATTAGTAACGTTAATAAAAACCCGCCCCATAATCCCGGTCTTACAGCAGGTAACACTCCAAAGCCATTAAGCAACGTAATGAATATTGGCACAAATAAAATCCATAAAGTTAGGACACCAATCTTCATTTTCGGAATTTTAGGCCCTACGAAGTAAGTGACTAACATTAAAGCAATATTCATTCCAAGCAATAATCTTGTATTAAAGGTAACAAAGGGTACGACAGCCATGATAAACATCAGAACACCAATGGTTATCGCTACATGTCCAATTGACCCTTTCCATATTCCCCATGATGCTCCTAATAAAGCTGATAATAATGCAAGCCCCGTCCAAATTCGCCAAAGTTCCTCAACTGGGTATTGCCCGACCATTAATAATCTGAAGTTCACTGAGATAACTGACCAATCTGCAGCAATTATAAATCCTGCTGTTTTATAGATAATTGTTCCTGCAACGACTGAAGCAACAATTGTTAAAATAGAGTTTAGCCAACTACTAAATAAGTTTGCTTTTATCCAACCAGCAAAACCAAGAGATGAGTTAGGCGGTTTCATTGCAACAGTTTCACTATTTTTATTTACTTCAAGCTGCTCCAATTACCCTCACCTACCTTTCTACCAATTGGAATTTTTTATTAAAGAAATTCATAAATAACGAAGTGAATAAACTAAACGTTAAGTACACTAAAATCATAATAAAGATCGATTCAACTGCACGTCCTGTCTGGTTCATGATCGTTCCACCAACACTTACAATATCTTGGTAACCTACAGCTACCGCTAAACTTGAGTTTTTGATCAAGTTTAAATACTGACTTGTTAATGGAGGGATGATGATTCGAATCGCTTGTGGGAAGATAACAAGTCTTAAGGCTGTTGAATTTTTAAGACCTAACGCTTTTGCTGCTTCCACTTGCCCTTTAGGAACACCCATAATCCCAGCACGTACAATTTCTGCTATAAAGGTTGAAGTATAGATGACAAGTGCAACTAAGATAGCTGCAAATGTTTCTGAAATTGTATAACCACCGACAAATCCTTTTCCTTGCACAACTGGTGTTGTGACTGTCACTGGACCTGTACCAGTGATGATAAAAGCTACTAAGAAAGTCACAAGAAGACCTACAAAGGCAAAAATAACTGGATATTTCTGCTTGCCTGTTTCAACTTCCTTTTTCATTAAAAATTTATAAAGAAAAGTTGCAACTACAATACCAACAATAGCTAAAATCCCCCACAACAGTGAACTCCCATGTGTTTCATACCAAGGAATTGCCGTACCACGGTTCGAGAAAAAAATAGGGCCTAATTTTACCGCTTCTTCGATCCTTGGCAATGTAAGGAATACCGCAAAATACCAAATGAAAATTTGTACTAGTAAAGGTGTATTACGGAATACTTCGATATAAACTGTTGCAAGCTTGCTAACAAGCCAGTTATTTGATAATCTAGCAATCCCAATAAATACACCTATGATACTTGCCAAAATAACTCCAAAAAACGCAACGCGTAGTGTGTTTAATAATCCCACTAGAAAAGCTTTGCTATATGGATCTGTTGGTGCATATTCAATTAACGATTCAGAGATAGAAAAGGATGCAGTATTTTTTAGGAAGTCAAAACCCAACTTCATACCCATCTGACTTAATCCAGACAAAGCATTTGTAATAAAATAGTAACCGGCAATGAACACAGCTACAGTAAACAAAACTTGTAGCAGAATTGGTATTATTTTTTTATCTCGCCAAAAAGGAGTAGTAACAGTCGAAGTGTTTTTGGCCATTATACTGTCCACCTTTCAAGAAAAAATAGACCTGCCATAGAGATCAGCTCAGGATAGCAGGCCTTTTAAAACTGTTTACATATATCCTTTTATTAACGGAATGGAGGAGAGTATAAAATCCCACCATCTGTATAAAGTGAATTTAATCCACGTTCTAATTTGAATACAGAATCAGCACCTAAATGACGATTAAAGATTTCACCATAGTTACCAACCTGCTTAATCACTTGATATGCAAAATCGTTGGATAAACCTAACTGCTCTCCAAGATTACCTTCTGTACCTAATAGACGCTTAATTTCTGGGTTTTCACTTGTTAAGAACTCATCAACGTTTGCAGATGTAATTCCAAATTCCTCAGCTTGAATTGTTGCTAATACGATCCATGTTACAGCATCGTACATTTTATCATCTCCACCTTTTACAGATGGCCCAAGTGGTTCTTTCGATAAGTTTTCAGATAAGATTTTATGTGCAGAAGGATCTGCCATGATTGATTGACGAGAAACTAGACCTGATTTATCAGTTGTCCAAGCATCAATACTTCCCGCTTCATATGCTGCCACTACAGCATCTGCATTATCAAAAACTACCGCTTCATAGTTGATACCAGCAGCACGCATTTGGTCAGCAAGGTTCAACTCAGTTGTTGTACCAGTTTCAACTCCAATACGAGCTCCCTCTAAATCTGCAATACTATTAATTCCGCTATCCACAGGTACCATAAGCCCTTGACCATCATAGAAAGTTACAGGAGCAAAGTTTAATCCTACTTCAGTGTCACGGTTTGTTGTCCAAGTAGTGTTACGTACTAACACATCCACTTCACCTGTTTGAACAGCTGTAAAACGCTCTTGCGCTGATAAAGGACGGAATTCAATTGCTTCAGAATCACCTAAAATCCCCGCTGCAATTGCTTTTGCAAAATCAACGTCAAAGCCAGTATTTTTACCATCCGTTCCCACATAACCAAATCCTGGTAATGTATCGTTTACACCCGCTACTAGTTTACCTCTTGACTTGATTGTATCTAATACAGATTCACCACTTGCCGCAGGTGCATCACCAGATCCGTTATCAGCTGGTTTTTCATCCGTACCAACCTCGTCACTCGTACATCCAGCTAATGCTAGGATAGCTACCATAAAAATACTTAACAAAAATGCCAATGATTTTTTCAATTCGTTTCCCCCTTTTTATATGTTGTAAATATCAGCCTTTCTGTGATTACTATCAAAACCCAGAAGACCAATAATAATACCAATGTAAGATAAGAGATTAATAGATATTAAATCTCCAACACTTCTACAGTATCTAAAGTGCCTTATGTGAGATAATATCACGCCTAGTGTTATGTTAATTATTATACAGACTTTTCAGATATATGCAAATAATTTTTCTATTTAAATATATAAAATATTCTGATATCTAATGTTTTATTATCTGACTATGGTGTGAACCGCTTACAAAACACCATGATAAATTCTTTCTAGACACGAAGTTTATGGAGGTATATCATTGCCAAAGTTACTTTTCAGAATATTCTATAGTTTAATTATATTATTTAAATATACCTCTATTCCTATTATCTTTACACCAGTTGATTTTCTTGTAAAAAAACCTTCCATATCGCACTTGTTCAATTCTACTCCAAAAGTCTTACCTCCCTTAGGTAGAACTACTGACTAAAGATACCCTTATTCTCTGATTGCTCAATCCTTTTATCCATCTAAACTTATAGTAACAACAAAGCGAAAGGATGAACCAAATATGACAAACCAAAAAGTGATTATGATTACTGGAGCCTCTAAAGGATTAGGGAGAGCATTAACACTTGCATTCGCAGAAAAGGGATATTCTCTTGCCATTTGCGCACGAGGACTCGAAAAATTATTACAGGTAAAGAAGGAGGCATTAGAAAAAGGAGCGCAGGAAGTGTTAGCGATACAAGCAGATGGTGCGAAAGAAGAAGATGTAGATCGTTTTATCTCAATCACAGAAAGTGCTTTTGGAAAGATCGATGTATTAATTGTTAATGCGTCTATCTTCGGTCCTGGGCCTACATTGCTGTCTGATTATCCGGTAAATGAGTTAAAACAGGTCTTAGATGTGAATATTCTGCACCCATTCCTGACTATTCGTCGTGTGTTACCAGGAATGATAGTGAATCAATCTGGGAAGATCTTCGCAATTACTTCAGAAGCCGGAAAAACAGGTTTTGCGACATGGGGGGCATATGGCATCTCCAAGTTTGCAGTCGAAGGGCTAATCCAAACATGGTCAGATGAACTTGAAGGAACGAATATATCCATCAGCTTAATCGATCCAGGAGAAATGGATACAGAGATGCACCATATTGCAGTTCCTGATTGCGATTATGAGCTTAGTGCTCCTGAAGAAGTTGCAAAGGTCATTCGATTTCTTGCTTCTAGTGACGCACAATTTATTCATGGACAAAGAATTCAAGCTCAGCAATTTCAGGGAGGAGAAACAATATGAACACGATTGCACCATCAAACCAATTCTTTATTCCAGATCATCTTAATGCCTCATTACCACCTGAGGCATTAGGTAAAAGGCGTTCTGATATAAAAATGCTTGTTTTGAATGCTAATAACCAACAAACTAATCATTTCAAGTTCAATGACTTAGTTTCCTTATTTGAGTCAGGAGATGTATTGGTTTTTAATAATAGTAGAACCATTCCAGCTGTGCTTAATGGGTCTTTAAATCACAAAAAAGTAGAAATTAGACTATCTCGAAAATTATCAGATGCAAAATGGGAGGCACTTATTTTAGCAGAGGACTTTGAGGACGGAGATATCATTTCATTTCCAAATAGGGTTACAGCTGTTATTAACAAGAAAACTGAATCAATCCTTTCCACGTTACTCTTCTCGATTAAAGGAAATCAATTATTGGATTTTATCTATAAAAATGGAAAGCCGATTCGATATGAATATATTACAAAACCTTTGCCACTAGAATTTTACCAGACAGTGTATAGCTCGGTCCCTGGTTCTGTCGAGATGTGCTCTGCTGGAAGAGCATTCACATGGGAAATGCTACATCAGCTTAAGAGCAAAGGAGTGAAGCTAGCTTTCTTGCAACTTCATACCGGATTGAGCTATTACGGAAACGACCAATGGCCAGAGCCTAACAAGCATCCAGAATGGTATCACATACCTACTGAAACCGCAGAGATAATTAATCGAGCTCATAAAGAGAAAAAAAGAGTCATTGCTGTTGGTACAACTGTAGTAAGAGCTTTGGAGTCTTCTATTTCAAATCACAAAGTCGGAAGTAGTTCAGGATGGACGACAATCTATATCAACAAACACTCGACCATTCAATCTGTTACTGGTTTGATTACCGGGTTTCATGAACCCGAGGCTAGTCATTTAGATTTATTAACTGCCTTTATTTCAGAAGATTATCTTATCAAAAGTTACAATGAGGCGATTGATAAAGGCTATCAATGGCATGAG
Encoded here:
- a CDS encoding amino acid ABC transporter ATP-binding protein, with the translated sequence MDSLFAVEKLTTPLEEREDIVTVKGLNKWFGDLHVLKNVDVTVKQGEVVVILGPSGSGKSTFIRTLNALEEFQQGTINIDGIDLTNDIKNIEEIRKETGMVFQSFNLFPHMTILKNISLAPIWVRKWKKNKAEKIAKELLERVGIPEQADKYPGQLSGGQQQRVAIARALAMQPKIMLFDEPTSALDPEMVKEVLDVMKTLAESGMTMLVVTHEMGFARQVADRIILFDFGEIVEVGTPEELFDNPQHERTKAFLSQIL
- a CDS encoding amino acid ABC transporter permease — its product is MEQLEVNKNSETVAMKPPNSSLGFAGWIKANLFSSWLNSILTIVASVVAGTIIYKTAGFIIAADWSVISVNFRLLMVGQYPVEELWRIWTGLALLSALLGASWGIWKGSIGHVAITIGVLMFIMAVVPFVTFNTRLLLGMNIALMLVTYFVGPKIPKMKIGVLTLWILFVPIFITLLNGFGVLPAVRPGLWGGFLLTLLIASVSIVCSFPIGVLLAIGRRSKLPVVKWFCIIYIEFIRGIPLITVLFVGQLMLPLFLGDGVEINNVVRAMVGFTLFSAAYLAENIRGGLQSLPRGQFEAAQALGLNQPKMMGLIILPQALRAVIPAMVGQFISIFKDTSLVAIVGLTDLLGMGKKLIANPEFLGKQMEVLVFIAVIYFIFCYLMSHVSKRLEASVGLGKR
- a CDS encoding amino acid ABC transporter permease encodes the protein MAKNTSTVTTPFWRDKKIIPILLQVLFTVAVFIAGYYFITNALSGLSQMGMKLGFDFLKNTASFSISESLIEYAPTDPYSKAFLVGLLNTLRVAFFGVILASIIGVFIGIARLSNNWLVSKLATVYIEVFRNTPLLVQIFIWYFAVFLTLPRIEEAVKLGPIFFSNRGTAIPWYETHGSSLLWGILAIVGIVVATFLYKFLMKKEVETGKQKYPVIFAFVGLLVTFLVAFIITGTGPVTVTTPVVQGKGFVGGYTISETFAAILVALVIYTSTFIAEIVRAGIMGVPKGQVEAAKALGLKNSTALRLVIFPQAIRIIIPPLTSQYLNLIKNSSLAVAVGYQDIVSVGGTIMNQTGRAVESIFIMILVYLTFSLFTSLFMNFFNKKFQLVER
- a CDS encoding amino acid ABC transporter substrate-binding protein; this translates as MKKSLAFLLSIFMVAILALAGCTSDEVGTDEKPADNGSGDAPAASGESVLDTIKSRGKLVAGVNDTLPGFGYVGTDGKNTGFDVDFAKAIAAGILGDSEAIEFRPLSAQERFTAVQTGEVDVLVRNTTWTTNRDTEVGLNFAPVTFYDGQGLMVPVDSGINSIADLEGARIGVETGTTTELNLADQMRAAGINYEAVVFDNADAVVAAYEAGSIDAWTTDKSGLVSRQSIMADPSAHKILSENLSKEPLGPSVKGGDDKMYDAVTWIVLATIQAEEFGITSANVDEFLTSENPEIKRLLGTEGNLGEQLGLSNDFAYQVIKQVGNYGEIFNRHLGADSVFKLERGLNSLYTDGGILYSPPFR
- a CDS encoding SDR family oxidoreductase; amino-acid sequence: MTNQKVIMITGASKGLGRALTLAFAEKGYSLAICARGLEKLLQVKKEALEKGAQEVLAIQADGAKEEDVDRFISITESAFGKIDVLIVNASIFGPGPTLLSDYPVNELKQVLDVNILHPFLTIRRVLPGMIVNQSGKIFAITSEAGKTGFATWGAYGISKFAVEGLIQTWSDELEGTNISISLIDPGEMDTEMHHIAVPDCDYELSAPEEVAKVIRFLASSDAQFIHGQRIQAQQFQGGETI
- a CDS encoding S-adenosylmethionine:tRNA ribosyltransferase-isomerase, producing MNTIAPSNQFFIPDHLNASLPPEALGKRRSDIKMLVLNANNQQTNHFKFNDLVSLFESGDVLVFNNSRTIPAVLNGSLNHKKVEIRLSRKLSDAKWEALILAEDFEDGDIISFPNRVTAVINKKTESILSTLLFSIKGNQLLDFIYKNGKPIRYEYITKPLPLEFYQTVYSSVPGSVEMCSAGRAFTWEMLHQLKSKGVKLAFLQLHTGLSYYGNDQWPEPNKHPEWYHIPTETAEIINRAHKEKKRVIAVGTTVVRALESSISNHKVGSSSGWTTIYINKHSTIQSVTGLITGFHEPEASHLDLLTAFISEDYLIKSYNEAIDKGYQWHEFGDLNLILHDGNS